One region of Jatrophihabitans sp. genomic DNA includes:
- a CDS encoding acyl-CoA carboxylase subunit beta — MTRSTAAARAEVSGRSDLLGELERLKELTRDGIDPAATERQHAKGKLTARERIQRLLDAGSFTEVEPLRRHRATGFGMEAKRPHTDGVVGGWGTVGGRTIFVYAHDFRIFGGALGEAHAEKIHKIIDLALAAGAPLVSLNDGAGARIQEGVGALAGYGGIFQRNTKASGVIPQISVMLGPCAGGAAYSPALTDFVFVVRDISQMFITGPDVVRAVTGEDVTLEELGGADIHAAVSGVAHFVYDDEESCLADVRFLLSLLPSNNRELPPDAPNTDPVDRYCHSLAETVPVEANRAYDVCEVISELVDDGEFLEVHAAWAANLVCAFARLDGHVVGIVANQPSVMAGVLDIKASEKGARFVQFCDAFNIPLITLVDVPGFLPGVDQEHDGIIRRGAKLLYAYCNATVPRISVVLRKAYGGAYIVMDSRSIGADIALAWPTNEIAVMGPEAAVNVIHRRELDVAPDPDQLRLRRIDEYRTALAHPYYAAERGLIDDVIDPRDTRATLIRSVEMLRRKDAALPRRKHGNPPQ, encoded by the coding sequence ATGACGCGCTCGACCGCCGCGGCGCGGGCTGAGGTCTCGGGCCGTTCCGATCTGCTGGGTGAGCTCGAGCGGTTGAAGGAGCTCACCAGGGACGGCATCGATCCGGCCGCCACCGAGCGGCAGCACGCCAAGGGCAAGCTCACCGCCAGGGAGCGGATCCAGCGCCTGCTCGACGCGGGCAGCTTCACCGAAGTCGAGCCCCTGCGGCGGCACCGGGCGACGGGCTTCGGCATGGAGGCCAAACGACCGCACACCGACGGCGTCGTAGGCGGATGGGGGACTGTGGGAGGGCGCACCATCTTCGTCTACGCCCACGACTTCCGGATCTTCGGGGGAGCCCTGGGAGAGGCGCATGCGGAGAAGATCCACAAGATCATCGACCTCGCGCTCGCAGCCGGGGCGCCGCTGGTCTCGCTCAACGACGGCGCCGGCGCGCGAATCCAGGAGGGCGTCGGCGCGCTGGCCGGCTATGGCGGGATCTTCCAGCGCAACACCAAGGCCTCCGGGGTGATCCCGCAGATCAGCGTGATGCTCGGGCCGTGCGCGGGAGGCGCCGCCTACTCACCCGCGCTGACCGACTTCGTCTTCGTGGTCCGCGACATCTCGCAGATGTTCATCACCGGCCCGGACGTGGTCCGCGCGGTCACCGGCGAAGATGTCACCCTTGAGGAGTTGGGTGGCGCCGACATCCACGCCGCGGTGTCCGGCGTGGCGCACTTCGTCTATGACGACGAAGAATCATGCCTGGCCGACGTGCGCTTCCTGTTGTCGCTACTACCGTCGAACAACCGCGAGTTGCCGCCGGATGCCCCCAACACCGATCCGGTCGACCGGTACTGCCACTCGCTGGCCGAGACCGTGCCTGTCGAGGCCAACCGGGCCTACGACGTGTGCGAGGTGATCTCCGAACTCGTCGACGACGGTGAGTTTCTGGAGGTGCACGCTGCCTGGGCGGCCAACCTCGTCTGCGCCTTTGCCCGGCTGGATGGCCACGTGGTCGGGATCGTGGCCAACCAGCCGTCGGTGATGGCCGGAGTGCTCGACATCAAGGCGAGTGAGAAGGGCGCGCGCTTCGTCCAATTCTGCGATGCCTTCAACATCCCGTTGATCACCCTCGTCGACGTGCCCGGCTTCCTGCCGGGAGTCGACCAGGAGCACGACGGGATCATCAGGCGCGGCGCCAAGCTGCTGTACGCCTATTGCAACGCGACGGTGCCGCGAATCTCGGTGGTCCTGCGCAAGGCCTACGGGGGCGCTTACATCGTGATGGACTCGCGGTCGATCGGCGCCGACATCGCCCTGGCCTGGCCGACCAACGAGATCGCGGTGATGGGTCCTGAGGCCGCGGTCAACGTCATCCACCGGCGCGAGCTCGACGTGGCCCCCGATCCCGATCAGCTCCGGCTGCGCAGGATCGACGAGTACCGCACCGCGCTGGCCCACCCTTACTACGCGGCCGAGCGGGGTCTCATCGATGACGTCATCGACCCACGGGACACCAGGGCGACCTTGATCCGCTCAGTGGAGATGCTGCGGAGAAAGGATGCCGCGCTGCCACGACGTAAGCACGGCAACCCACCCCAATGA